The Blautia pseudococcoides genome segment GTGAAATTAGCACTCTACTCTTGACACTGCTAATAATGCGTGCTATATTACAATTAGAACAAGGGAAAAGAAAGAATCCCCTGTTATATGTAACAATTCGTTGATTGATATACATGGAAAGGAGAATGACTTATGAGAATGATACCCAGTATTTTTGGAGAAGATTTATTTGACGAATGGATGGACTTTCCTTTTGAGAGAGAGTTTTTCGGAAGAAAAAATCCTCTGTACGGAAAGAACGAGAAGAATCTTATGAAGACCGATGTAAAAGAGAGGGAAGATTCCTACGAAGTTGATATCGACCTGCCGGGCTTCAAGAAAGAGAACGTATCTGCCAGACTGGAGAACGGATATCTTATCATACAGGCAGCAAAATCTCTTGACAAAGACAAAGAGGACAAGGAAGGAAAATATATCCGCAGAGAGCGTTATGCGGGAAGCTGTTCCAGGAGCTTCTATGTGGGAGAGGGTATCACCCAGAATGAGATCAACGCCAAATTTGAAGATGGGATCCTTCGCCTGACCGTACCAAAGAAGGACAGAAAGCAGGTTGAAGAGAACAAGTATATCTCCATCGAAGGATAAGCTTTTTGTTACTCCTCCTTTAAGGGCCGCCGCTTCATTTGGAAGCGGCGGTCCTTTTGGGTGTACGGTTGGTTACTGTTCACTCCGTGCCCAGCAACACGCTTCGCGATGTACAGATATGGAGCATTCTGCTCCATATCGCGCTGGCTGCCTTGGGATTATCATGCCTTCGGCCTGAAAACACCTGGCGGGACAGTGGCGCGTGAACAGTAACTACGGTTGTAACAGCCGGTGGCCTTCACAGTCATGTACGGTTTACAAATTCTGCCCGTCTGTGCTATGGTAAAAGAAAAAACAGGAGATGTCCAGATATGAAAACAGTTATCATGAATTTTTCCGGTGTGTATCCGGAGGAGGATTTTTATAAACAGGAATCATATGAGATGATGGATCTTACCCGGGCGGAAGGTGTGAACTGCTACTGTACCGGTGAGGCAGAGCAGGAGATCAAGGGGAAAATGGAAACGTACGGCCCTTATGGTATCCATTTTCTGGATTCCGGCAATTATCACTATGTGAGCAAACTCTGGATGGAGATGATAGACACACCGTTTTCCCTTCTTCTCTTTGACAACCATACAGATATGCAGGAGTCCGCGTTTTTCGGGCTTTTGTCCTGCGGTAGCTGGGTGAGGGAGGCCCTGTTGTCCAATCCTATGCTGAAAAGTGTGTGTATTGCAGGTCCGAAAGAGGCGGACCTTAAAAGGGATATCCCTGCAGACCGGGTGACATGGATATCAGGGGAGGAACTGGGGGAAGGAAGCATGGAAAAATTTTATGAGTTTTTAGAGAAGGATCCCTGGCCTTTATACATTTCTGTGGACAAGGACATTCTCTGCCGTGAGGATGCAGCCACGAACTGGGACCAGGGGGAAGTGAAACTGGACTGTCTCACAGGCTGGATCGAGGAGGCCGCGGCCGCAAGGAAATGTATTGGAGCAGACATCTGCGGTGAAAATCCACCGGAAGGCGGTTTCTGTGAAAATAGGGAATTACACATAAACAGTCAGACAAATAAAAGATTACAACAGGTAATGGCTAAAGTGTTGGTAAAATTTCTTAATAATAGTA includes the following:
- a CDS encoding Hsp20/alpha crystallin family protein, with product MRMIPSIFGEDLFDEWMDFPFEREFFGRKNPLYGKNEKNLMKTDVKEREDSYEVDIDLPGFKKENVSARLENGYLIIQAAKSLDKDKEDKEGKYIRRERYAGSCSRSFYVGEGITQNEINAKFEDGILRLTVPKKDRKQVEENKYISIEG
- a CDS encoding arginase family protein — protein: MKTVIMNFSGVYPEEDFYKQESYEMMDLTRAEGVNCYCTGEAEQEIKGKMETYGPYGIHFLDSGNYHYVSKLWMEMIDTPFSLLLFDNHTDMQESAFFGLLSCGSWVREALLSNPMLKSVCIAGPKEADLKRDIPADRVTWISGEELGEGSMEKFYEFLEKDPWPLYISVDKDILCREDAATNWDQGEVKLDCLTGWIEEAAAARKCIGADICGENPPEGGFCENRELHINSQTNKRLQQVMAKVLVKFLNNSNSYQND